The genomic segment AAATCACTTGGAACTACTGAATCGTATTTCTCAACTAATGATTTACAAATATCTACAATTTGAATAGACTTTCGTTTATAGAATCCAATAGGATAAATTAATTTTTCAATATCTTTAGAAGAAAGCTCATAGATATCTTCAGGTTTTGTTAATTTTGTGTACAATCTTTTTGATGCTTCAATTGTTACTTCATCTTTAGTTCGAAGACTAAGAATCGTTGAAATTAAAACTTTAAATGGATCTTTATCTTGAAGAGCAATAAGAGTAATAACTGGAACATTCCAATTTTTAACTTCTTCATCTAAAATAGAAACAATCTCATCAAAATAATATTTTTGAGTCATTTTATAATTTTTGAATAATAATGTTTGCAATTTCTACTGAATTTAAATCTAACAAATATTTTTCATTCTTTTTAATAAAATTTAGATTTTTCTCAGGGCTAAGTGATTCTTCAATCCTCTTTAATTCTTCAAATTCTTTTTTACTTAAAATCTTTTCAGGAAACTCATTTAAATATATAATATATTTTTTTAATTCTAAATCATATTTTTTCTCATCAATTGTTTTTAATCCTGCAAGACAATTTAATATATTCTTCATAATATTTTGGGAAGGCATTTTCCCTCCAAGTTTATTGATTAATTTTTTGTACTCTTTTGCATCAAACAAAAAAGTGTTAAAAATATTTAATTGTTCAAATTTGTCTAGTTTTTCAAAATCACCTTTTTTTGTAAATCTTTTCAATAAAACTTCTTCTTTAGAATAGTAAAGGTACCTTTGAACTCCAAGTTCAATTTTCCCTTTAAGCATGAATAATATATCTGCTTCTTTATTATATTCAAAATGATT from the Candidatus Woesearchaeota archaeon genome contains:
- a CDS encoding endonuclease III, with the protein product MTQKYYFDEIVSILDEEVKNWNVPVITLIALQDKDPFKVLISTILSLRTKDEVTIEASKRLYTKLTKPEDIYELSSKDIEKLIYPIGFYKRKSIQIVDICKSLVEKYDSVVPSDLDELLRFKGVGRKTANLVLAEGYQIPAICVDVHVHRISNRLGVLKTKNPEETEFKLQEILPKKYWIIYNTYLVAHGQHICRPISPICSKCPIKKYCLRIGVEKSR